One genomic segment of Streptomyces sp. NBC_00239 includes these proteins:
- a CDS encoding D-alanine--D-alanine ligase family protein produces MSSENLPQTPEQQGRKPRVAVVFGGRSSEHAISVVTAGAVLRSIDRSKYEVLPIGITRDGRWVLTADAPERMAIADRRLPDVGELAESEDGGVVLSVDPAHREVVYTEPGAVPKALGEVDVVFPMLHGPYGEDGTLQGLLELSGVPYVGSGVLASAVGQDKEYMKRVFTSFGLPVGPYVTVRPREWELDADAARKKIVDFAGEHGWPLFVKPARAGSSIGITKVDDLSGLDEAIAEAQRHDPKILVESLLRGREIECGVLEFEDGPRASVPAEIPPVSSHDFYDFEAKYIDSASGIVPAPLTPEQTAEVQRLAVEAFDAASCEGLVRADFFLTEDGSFVINEINTMPGFTPISMYPRMWQESGVSYAELVDRLIQAAMNRSTGLR; encoded by the coding sequence ATGAGCAGCGAGAACCTCCCCCAGACCCCTGAGCAGCAGGGCCGCAAGCCCCGCGTGGCCGTCGTGTTCGGCGGACGCAGCTCCGAACACGCCATCTCGGTCGTCACGGCGGGCGCCGTGCTGCGCTCCATCGACCGTTCGAAGTACGAGGTGCTGCCCATCGGCATCACCCGCGACGGCCGGTGGGTGCTGACCGCCGACGCCCCCGAGCGGATGGCCATCGCCGACCGCCGGCTCCCGGACGTCGGGGAGCTCGCCGAGTCCGAAGACGGCGGCGTCGTGCTCTCCGTCGACCCCGCCCACCGCGAGGTCGTCTACACCGAGCCCGGAGCAGTCCCCAAGGCGCTCGGCGAAGTCGACGTCGTCTTCCCGATGCTGCACGGCCCGTACGGCGAGGACGGCACCCTCCAGGGGCTGCTGGAGCTGTCGGGCGTCCCGTACGTCGGCTCGGGCGTCCTCGCCTCGGCCGTCGGCCAGGACAAGGAGTACATGAAGCGGGTCTTCACCAGCTTCGGCCTCCCCGTCGGCCCGTACGTGACCGTCCGCCCCCGCGAGTGGGAGCTGGACGCGGACGCCGCCCGCAAGAAGATCGTCGACTTCGCCGGCGAGCACGGCTGGCCGCTCTTCGTGAAGCCCGCCCGCGCCGGCTCCTCGATCGGCATCACCAAGGTCGACGACCTCTCCGGCCTCGACGAGGCCATCGCCGAGGCGCAGCGCCACGACCCGAAGATCCTCGTCGAGTCGCTGCTGCGCGGCCGCGAGATCGAGTGCGGGGTCCTGGAGTTCGAGGACGGCCCGCGCGCCAGCGTGCCCGCCGAGATCCCGCCGGTCTCCAGCCACGACTTCTACGACTTCGAGGCCAAGTACATCGACTCGGCGTCCGGGATCGTGCCCGCGCCGCTCACCCCGGAGCAGACGGCCGAGGTGCAGCGCCTCGCGGTCGAGGCCTTCGACGCCGCCTCGTGCGAGGGACTGGTCCGCGCGGACTTCTTCCTCACCGAGGACGGCAGCTTCGTGATCAACGAGATCAACACGATGCCGGGCTTCACGCCGATCTCCATGTACCCGCGGATGTGGCAGGAGTCGGGCGTCTCGTACGCGGAGCTGGTGGACCGCCTGATCCAGGCGGCGATGAACCGCTCCACGGGCCTGCGCTAG
- a CDS encoding NAD(P)H-dependent glycerol-3-phosphate dehydrogenase — MTRPVKAAVFGTGSWGTAFGMVLADAGCEVTLWGRRQELADAVNTTRTNPDYLPGTVLPENLRATTDPAEAARDADFTVLAVPSQTLRGNLAAWAPLLAPDTVLVSLMKGIELGSAKRMSEVVEEVAKVPAERVAVVTGPNLAREIAARQPAASVVACVDESVARRLQAACHTPYFRPYTNTDVVGCELGGAVKNVIGLAVGIADGMGLGDNTKGSLITRGLAETTRLGLAMGADPLTFSGLAGLGDLVATCSSPLSRNHTFGTNLGRGMTLEETIAVTKQTAEGVKSCQSVADLARRHGVDMPITDTVVDIVHHGKPPLVALKELMARSAKPERR; from the coding sequence GTGACACGTCCCGTCAAGGCGGCCGTCTTCGGAACCGGCTCCTGGGGCACCGCCTTCGGCATGGTGCTCGCCGACGCCGGCTGCGAGGTGACCCTGTGGGGCCGCCGCCAGGAACTCGCCGACGCCGTCAACACCACCCGCACCAACCCGGACTACCTCCCCGGCACCGTGCTCCCGGAGAACCTCCGCGCCACCACCGACCCGGCCGAGGCCGCCCGCGACGCCGACTTCACCGTCCTCGCCGTGCCCTCCCAGACCCTGCGCGGCAACCTCGCCGCCTGGGCCCCGCTGCTGGCCCCCGACACCGTGCTCGTCTCCCTGATGAAGGGCATCGAACTCGGCAGCGCCAAGCGCATGAGCGAGGTCGTCGAAGAGGTGGCCAAGGTGCCCGCCGAGCGCGTCGCCGTCGTCACCGGCCCCAACCTGGCCCGCGAGATCGCCGCCCGGCAGCCCGCCGCCTCGGTGGTGGCCTGCGTGGACGAGAGCGTGGCCCGGCGCCTCCAGGCCGCCTGCCACACCCCGTACTTCCGCCCGTACACCAACACCGACGTGGTGGGCTGCGAGCTGGGCGGCGCCGTCAAGAACGTCATCGGCCTCGCCGTCGGCATCGCCGACGGCATGGGGCTGGGCGACAACACCAAGGGCTCCCTGATCACCCGCGGCCTCGCCGAAACGACGCGGCTGGGACTGGCGATGGGCGCCGACCCGCTCACCTTCTCCGGTCTCGCCGGCCTCGGCGACCTGGTCGCCACCTGCTCCTCGCCGCTCTCCCGCAACCACACCTTCGGCACCAACCTCGGCCGCGGCATGACCCTCGAGGAGACCATCGCGGTCACCAAGCAGACCGCGGAGGGCGTCAAGTCCTGCCAGTCGGTGGCCGATCTCGCCCGCCGCCACGGAGTGGACATGCCGATCACTGACACCGTGGTCGACATCGTCCACCACGGGAAGCCGCCGCTCGTCGCGCTCAAGGAACTCATGGCGCGCAGCGCCAAACCGGAACGCCGCTGA
- a CDS encoding lysophospholipid acyltransferase family protein → MSRRRIGFWYRLAAVIAKPPLVVLFKRDWRGMEHIPAEGGFITAVNHNSYLDPLSYAHFQYNTGRVPRLLAKAALFKVPFVGSILRGSGQIPVYRESTNALDAFRAAVDAIERGECVAFYPEGTLTRDPDMWPMAGKTGAARVALITKAPVIPVAQWGANLAMPPYAKTDKVRLFPRKTLQVLAGPPVDLSEFYDREPTPEVLKEATEVIMAAITRLLEDLRDEPAPEEPYDHRKARAEQRRKAAGEGKK, encoded by the coding sequence GTGTCCCGCCGCAGAATCGGCTTCTGGTACCGCCTGGCGGCGGTCATCGCAAAACCGCCGCTGGTAGTGCTCTTCAAGCGGGACTGGCGGGGAATGGAACACATTCCGGCCGAGGGCGGATTTATCACCGCGGTCAATCACAACTCGTATCTGGACCCGCTCTCGTACGCGCACTTCCAGTACAACACCGGCCGGGTTCCCCGATTGCTCGCGAAGGCGGCCCTCTTCAAGGTGCCGTTCGTCGGGTCGATCCTCCGCGGATCCGGCCAGATCCCCGTCTACCGCGAGAGCACCAACGCCCTGGACGCATTCCGGGCCGCGGTCGACGCCATTGAGCGCGGGGAATGCGTCGCCTTTTACCCCGAGGGAACCCTCACCCGGGACCCCGACATGTGGCCGATGGCCGGCAAGACCGGCGCCGCCCGCGTGGCATTGATCACCAAGGCGCCCGTCATTCCCGTGGCGCAGTGGGGCGCGAACCTCGCGATGCCGCCGTACGCCAAGACGGACAAGGTGCGGCTGTTCCCGCGCAAGACCCTCCAGGTGCTCGCCGGACCGCCCGTGGACCTCTCGGAGTTCTACGACCGCGAACCCACCCCCGAGGTGCTCAAGGAAGCGACCGAGGTCATCATGGCGGCCATCACGCGGCTGCTGGAGGACCTGCGCGACGAGCCCGCCCCCGAGGAACCGTACGACCACCGCAAAGCCAGGGCGGAACAGCGGCGCAAAGCCGCAGGAGAGGGCAAGAAGTGA
- the cofC gene encoding 2-phospho-L-lactate guanylyltransferase: MGPTRTPARFRGRGVVTNTAWTLVVPLKPLALAKSRLAPSVGEARRALALAFALDTVAGALACAAVRNVVVVTDDGTAASELSALGARIVPDLPGAGLNAALAHGARAARTGMPGAAVAALNADLPALRPTELQRVLDTAGAFPRAFLADAAGIGTTLLSAAPGVELAPAFGGPSRARHSASGAVEIRLPGVASVRRDVDTGEDLRAAALLGLGRHSSARYAALAGARRR, translated from the coding sequence ATGGGGCCCACTCGCACGCCTGCACGCTTTCGAGGACGGGGGGTCGTCACGAACACCGCCTGGACCCTGGTGGTCCCGCTCAAGCCGCTCGCCCTGGCCAAGAGCCGCCTCGCGCCCTCGGTGGGCGAAGCCCGCCGCGCGCTGGCGCTGGCCTTCGCCCTGGACACCGTCGCAGGTGCGCTGGCCTGCGCGGCCGTACGGAATGTGGTGGTCGTCACGGACGACGGGACGGCCGCGTCGGAACTGTCCGCGCTGGGCGCGCGGATCGTCCCCGACCTGCCGGGCGCCGGTCTCAACGCGGCGCTGGCACACGGCGCGCGGGCGGCCCGCACCGGAATGCCCGGGGCCGCGGTGGCCGCGCTGAACGCGGATCTGCCGGCACTGCGCCCCACGGAATTGCAACGCGTGCTCGATACCGCAGGGGCATTTCCCCGGGCATTTCTGGCGGATGCGGCAGGAATCGGAACGACCCTGCTTTCCGCGGCTCCGGGAGTGGAATTGGCTCCCGCGTTCGGAGGGCCGTCCCGGGCCCGCCATTCGGCCTCGGGCGCCGTGGAAATCCGGCTGCCGGGCGTGGCGAGCGTCCGCCGGGACGTCGACACCGGCGAGGACCTGAGGGCCGCGGCCCTGCTGGGCCTGGGCCGGCACAGTTCGGCCCGCTACGCGGCACTGGCCGGGGCCCGGCGCCGATAA
- a CDS encoding HU family DNA-binding protein — MNKAQLVEAIADKLGGRQQAADAVDAVLDAMVRAVVAGDRVSVTGFGSFEKVDRPARYARNPQTGERVRVKKTSVPRFRAGQGFKDLVAGTKKLPKGGEVSVKKAPKGSLTGGASATVKKAAAKKATTAKKAAATKTAAAKKTTATAKKTAVKKTTTAAAKKTTATAKKAAPAKTAAKKATTAKKATPAKTAPAKKAVAKKAPAKKTTTVRKATAKKTTARKK, encoded by the coding sequence GTGAACAAGGCGCAGCTCGTAGAAGCGATTGCCGACAAGCTCGGTGGCCGTCAGCAGGCCGCGGACGCTGTCGACGCGGTGCTCGACGCGATGGTCCGCGCGGTCGTCGCGGGCGACCGAGTCTCGGTCACGGGCTTCGGCTCGTTCGAGAAGGTCGACCGCCCGGCCCGATACGCCCGTAACCCGCAGACGGGTGAGCGCGTCCGGGTCAAGAAGACCTCCGTGCCCCGATTCCGCGCGGGCCAGGGCTTCAAGGACCTGGTCGCCGGCACCAAGAAGCTGCCCAAGGGCGGCGAGGTCTCGGTCAAGAAGGCCCCCAAGGGCAGCCTGACCGGCGGCGCTTCCGCGACCGTGAAGAAGGCCGCGGCGAAGAAGGCCACCACCGCCAAGAAGGCGGCGGCCACCAAGACCGCGGCGGCGAAGAAGACCACCGCCACGGCGAAGAAGACGGCCGTCAAGAAGACCACCACGGCCGCCGCGAAGAAGACCACCGCCACCGCGAAGAAGGCGGCCCCGGCCAAGACCGCGGCGAAGAAGGCCACCACGGCCAAGAAGGCGACCCCGGCCAAGACCGCGCCCGCCAAGAAGGCCGTCGCGAAGAAGGCGCCGGCCAAGAAGACGACGACGGTGCGCAAGGCCACCGCCAAGAAGACCACCGCCCGCAAGAAGTAA
- the leuD gene encoding 3-isopropylmalate dehydratase small subunit: MEAFTAHTGRAVPLRRSNVDTDQIIPAHWLKKITRDGFEDGLFEAWRKDPEFITNRPERAGATVLVAGPDFGTGSSREHAVWALQNFGFKAVISSRYADIFRGNSLKNGLLTVVLPQETVDALWELTEADPTAEITVDLVARQVRAAGIEAEFELDDNARWRLLEGLDDISLTLQNEADIATYESTRPAFKPRTIRA, from the coding sequence ATGGAAGCCTTCACCGCCCACACCGGCCGTGCCGTACCGCTGCGCCGCAGCAACGTCGACACCGACCAGATCATCCCGGCCCACTGGCTGAAGAAGATCACCCGCGACGGGTTCGAGGACGGTCTCTTCGAGGCCTGGCGCAAGGACCCGGAGTTCATCACGAACCGTCCGGAGCGCGCCGGGGCGACCGTCCTGGTCGCCGGCCCCGACTTCGGCACCGGCTCCTCGCGCGAGCACGCCGTCTGGGCCCTCCAGAACTTCGGCTTCAAAGCGGTCATCTCGTCCCGCTACGCCGACATCTTCCGCGGCAACTCGCTGAAGAACGGGCTGCTGACCGTCGTTCTGCCGCAGGAGACCGTCGACGCGCTGTGGGAGCTGACCGAGGCGGACCCCACCGCCGAAATCACCGTCGACCTGGTCGCGCGCCAGGTCCGCGCCGCGGGAATCGAGGCGGAGTTCGAACTCGACGACAATGCCCGCTGGCGACTGCTGGAGGGGCTGGACGACATCTCGCTCACCCTTCAGAACGAAGCGGACATTGCCACGTACGAAAGCACGCGGCCGGCCTTCAAGCCGCGCACGATTCGGGCCTGA
- the leuC gene encoding 3-isopropylmalate dehydratase large subunit, with product MGRTLAEKVWDDHVVRRAEGEPDLLFIDLHLLHEVTSPQAFEGLRQNGRKVRRLDLTIATEDHNTPTLDIDKPIADPVSRAQLETLRRNCAEFGVRLHSLGDVEQGVVHVVGPQLGLTQPGTTVVCGDSHTSTHGAFGALAFGIGTSQVEHVLATQTLPLARPKTMAITVTGALADGVTAKDLILAIIAKIGTGGGQGYILEYRGEAIEKLSMEARMTICNMSIEAGARAGMIAPDQTTFDYLRGRDHAPQGGDWDDAVAYWQTLRTDDDAVFDAEVVIDGATLSPFVTWGTNPGQGAPLSASVPDPASYEDASERLAAEKALEYMGLTAGQPLRDIKVDTVFVGSCTNGRIEDLRAVAGIIEGRKVADGVRMLVVPGSVRVALQAVEEGLDKVFKEAGAEWRHAGCSMCLGMNPDQLAPGERSASTSNRNFEGRQGKGGRTHLVSPQVAAATAVLGHLASPADLSDAHATAGV from the coding sequence ATGGGTAGGACACTCGCGGAGAAGGTCTGGGACGACCATGTCGTCCGGCGCGCCGAAGGCGAGCCCGACCTGCTCTTCATCGATCTTCACCTGCTGCACGAGGTGACGAGCCCGCAGGCCTTCGAAGGACTGCGGCAGAACGGCCGCAAGGTCCGGCGCCTCGACCTCACCATCGCGACCGAGGACCACAACACCCCCACCCTCGACATCGACAAGCCGATCGCGGACCCGGTCTCCCGGGCCCAGCTGGAGACGCTGCGCAGGAACTGCGCCGAGTTCGGCGTCCGGCTGCACTCGCTGGGCGACGTCGAGCAGGGTGTCGTCCACGTGGTGGGACCGCAGCTGGGCCTGACCCAGCCCGGCACCACCGTGGTGTGCGGTGACTCGCACACCTCCACCCACGGCGCGTTCGGCGCGCTGGCCTTCGGCATCGGCACCAGCCAGGTCGAGCACGTGCTGGCCACCCAGACGCTGCCGCTGGCCCGCCCCAAGACCATGGCGATCACCGTCACCGGCGCACTCGCCGACGGCGTCACCGCCAAGGACCTGATCCTGGCGATCATCGCGAAGATCGGCACCGGCGGCGGCCAGGGCTACATCCTGGAGTACCGCGGCGAGGCCATCGAGAAGCTCTCGATGGAAGCCCGCATGACCATCTGCAACATGTCGATCGAGGCCGGCGCCCGCGCGGGCATGATCGCCCCGGACCAGACCACCTTCGACTACCTGCGGGGCCGCGACCACGCGCCGCAGGGCGGCGACTGGGACGACGCCGTCGCGTACTGGCAGACCCTGCGCACCGACGACGACGCCGTCTTCGACGCCGAGGTCGTCATCGACGGTGCCACGCTCTCCCCGTTCGTCACCTGGGGCACCAACCCGGGCCAGGGCGCGCCGCTGTCGGCCAGCGTCCCCGACCCGGCTTCGTACGAGGACGCTTCGGAGCGGCTCGCCGCCGAAAAGGCCCTGGAATACATGGGGTTGACCGCGGGACAGCCGCTGCGTGACATCAAGGTCGACACGGTCTTCGTAGGTTCCTGCACCAACGGCCGCATCGAGGACCTGCGCGCGGTCGCGGGCATCATCGAGGGCCGCAAAGTCGCCGACGGCGTACGGATGCTGGTCGTCCCGGGCTCGGTCCGGGTCGCGCTGCAGGCCGTCGAAGAGGGCCTGGACAAGGTCTTCAAGGAGGCCGGCGCCGAGTGGCGGCACGCGGGCTGTTCCATGTGCCTGGGCATGAACCCCGACCAACTGGCCCCCGGCGAGCGCTCCGCGTCCACCTCCAACCGCAACTTCGAAGGCCGGCAGGGCAAGGGCGGGCGCACCCACCTGGTGTCCCCGCAGGTGGCCGCCGCCACCGCGGTACTGGGCCATCTGGCCTCGCCCGCCGACCTGTCCGACGCCCACGCGACCGCCGGAGTCTGA
- the ndgR gene encoding IclR family transcriptional regulator NdgR, translating into MDNSSGVGVLDKAALVLSALESGPATLAGLVAATGLARPTAHRLAVALEHHRMVARDMQGRFILGPRLAELAAAAGEDRLLATAGPVLTHLRDVTGESAQLYRRQGDMRICVAAAERLSGLRDTVPVGSTLPMKAGSAAQILMAWEEPERLHRGLQGARFTATALSGVRRRGWAQSIGEREPGVASVSAPVRGPSNRVVAAVSVSGPIERLTRHPGRMHAQAVIDAAARLSEALRRSG; encoded by the coding sequence ATGGACAACTCTAGCGGCGTCGGCGTTCTCGACAAGGCAGCTCTGGTTTTGAGCGCACTGGAGTCCGGTCCGGCCACCCTCGCCGGGCTGGTCGCGGCGACAGGGCTTGCACGACCCACGGCACATCGCCTGGCCGTGGCACTGGAACACCACCGGATGGTGGCGAGGGACATGCAGGGCCGGTTCATCCTCGGACCGCGGCTGGCGGAGCTCGCCGCCGCGGCCGGCGAGGACCGGCTGCTCGCGACGGCCGGGCCGGTGCTCACCCACCTGCGCGACGTCACCGGCGAGAGCGCGCAGCTCTACCGCCGGCAGGGCGACATGCGCATCTGCGTGGCGGCGGCGGAGCGGCTGTCGGGTCTGCGGGACACCGTCCCGGTGGGCTCCACGCTCCCCATGAAGGCCGGTTCAGCTGCGCAGATCCTCATGGCGTGGGAGGAGCCCGAGAGGCTCCACCGCGGTCTGCAGGGTGCCCGGTTCACGGCCACCGCCCTGTCCGGCGTACGGCGCCGCGGCTGGGCCCAGTCGATCGGCGAGCGGGAGCCCGGTGTGGCCTCCGTCTCGGCTCCGGTGCGCGGGCCGTCGAACCGCGTGGTGGCCGCCGTGTCGGTCTCCGGGCCGATCGAGCGCCTGACCCGCCACCCCGGCCGGATGCACGCGCAGGCCGTCATCGACGCGGCCGCGCGCCTGAGCGAGGCCCTGCGCCGCTCGGGCTGA
- a CDS encoding HAD family hydrolase: MPIRAVLWDIDDTLFDYTGADTVGFARHLAAEGLAGRYGDPVAALARWRETTDVHWARFAAGGITFAQQRRDRVRDFLTAPDLDDPAADAWIDRYLVHFKAEWTVFPDVVPALDRLATSHRHGVLSNSTLANQDPKLRALGLRDRFEVLLCAAELGVSKPEPEAFLAACEALGLPPGEVAYVGDQPEIDARGARDAGLTAVWLDRTGDRGPGPADVHRIEDLDALPGVLAGDTRFGARSGIR, translated from the coding sequence ATGCCGATCCGCGCCGTGCTGTGGGACATCGACGACACGCTCTTCGACTACACGGGAGCCGACACCGTCGGCTTCGCACGCCACCTCGCGGCCGAGGGCCTGGCCGGCCGGTACGGGGATCCCGTCGCCGCGCTGGCGCGGTGGCGCGAGACCACCGACGTCCACTGGGCACGCTTCGCCGCCGGCGGCATCACCTTCGCGCAGCAGCGCCGCGACCGGGTGCGGGACTTCCTCACCGCCCCGGACCTCGACGACCCTGCCGCGGACGCCTGGATCGACCGCTACCTCGTGCACTTCAAGGCCGAGTGGACGGTGTTCCCCGACGTCGTGCCCGCCCTGGACCGCCTCGCGACCAGCCACCGGCACGGGGTGCTCTCCAATTCCACCCTGGCCAACCAAGACCCCAAGCTGCGCGCCCTTGGGCTGCGGGACCGCTTCGAGGTCCTTCTGTGCGCGGCCGAGCTGGGCGTTTCCAAGCCGGAGCCGGAGGCCTTCCTGGCGGCCTGCGAGGCCCTCGGGCTGCCGCCGGGCGAGGTCGCGTACGTCGGCGACCAGCCGGAGATCGACGCGCGCGGTGCCCGGGACGCGGGGCTGACCGCGGTCTGGCTGGACCGGACGGGCGACCGCGGACCGGGACCGGCGGACGTCCACCGGATCGAGGACCTCGACGCGCTGCCCGGGGTGCTGGCCGGGGATACCCGTTTTGGAGCACGGTCAGGCATCCGGTAA
- the gltX gene encoding glutamate--tRNA ligase, with protein sequence MASASPVRVRFCPSPTGNPHVGLVRTALFNWAFARHHGGTFVFRIEDTDAARDSEESYVQLLDSLRWLGFTWDEGPEIGGPHAPYRQSQRMDIYADVAKKLQDGGYAYSCYCTTEELDARRDAARAAGRPSGYDGHCRDLTAEQKSAYEAEGRTSIVRFRMPDETITFTDLVRGELSFTPENVPDFGIVRANGAPLYTLVNPVDDALMEITHVLRGEDLLSSTPRQIALYKALIELGIAKGVPEFGHLPYVMGEGNKKLSKRDPESSLNLYRERGFLPEGLLNYLSLLGWSFSKDQDIFSIEEMVAKFDIPDVNANPARFDLKKCESINGDHIRMMDPKAFADACAPWLRAPHANWAPEDFDAAAWERIAPYAQTRVTVLSDITANVDFLFRKDPVEDQASWDKAMKGEPAALLTTAREHLDAADWNDPESLKQAVLTAGEAHGLKLGKAQAPVRVAVTGRTVGLPLFESLEILGKERSLARIDATLAKLAA encoded by the coding sequence GTGGCTAGCGCATCTCCCGTACGCGTACGGTTCTGTCCCTCGCCGACCGGCAACCCCCACGTGGGCCTGGTCCGCACCGCCCTCTTCAACTGGGCGTTCGCCCGCCACCACGGCGGCACGTTCGTCTTCCGCATCGAGGACACCGACGCGGCGCGCGACTCCGAGGAGTCGTACGTCCAGCTCCTCGACTCGCTGCGCTGGCTCGGCTTCACCTGGGACGAGGGCCCCGAGATCGGCGGCCCGCACGCCCCGTACCGGCAGTCCCAGCGCATGGACATCTACGCGGACGTCGCGAAGAAGCTCCAGGACGGCGGCTACGCCTACTCCTGCTACTGCACCACCGAGGAGCTCGACGCGCGCCGCGACGCGGCTCGCGCGGCCGGCCGGCCCTCCGGCTACGACGGCCACTGCCGCGACCTCACCGCCGAGCAGAAGAGCGCGTACGAGGCCGAGGGCCGCACCTCGATCGTCCGCTTCCGGATGCCCGACGAGACGATCACCTTCACCGACCTGGTGCGCGGCGAGCTCTCCTTCACCCCGGAGAACGTGCCGGACTTCGGCATCGTCCGGGCCAACGGCGCGCCGCTCTACACGCTCGTCAACCCGGTCGACGACGCGCTGATGGAGATCACGCACGTGCTCCGCGGCGAGGACCTGCTGTCCTCCACCCCGCGCCAGATCGCCCTGTACAAGGCGCTGATCGAGCTCGGCATCGCGAAGGGCGTGCCGGAGTTCGGCCACCTGCCCTACGTCATGGGCGAGGGCAACAAGAAGCTCTCCAAGCGCGACCCCGAGTCCTCGCTCAACCTGTACCGCGAGCGCGGCTTCCTCCCCGAGGGCCTGCTGAACTACCTCTCGCTGCTCGGCTGGTCCTTCTCCAAGGACCAGGACATCTTCTCGATCGAGGAGATGGTGGCGAAGTTCGACATCCCGGACGTCAACGCCAACCCCGCGCGCTTCGACCTCAAGAAGTGCGAGTCGATCAACGGCGACCACATCCGGATGATGGACCCGAAGGCCTTCGCGGACGCCTGCGCGCCGTGGCTGCGGGCCCCGCACGCCAACTGGGCCCCGGAGGACTTCGACGCCGCCGCCTGGGAGCGCATCGCGCCGTACGCCCAGACCCGCGTGACGGTCCTGTCGGACATCACCGCCAACGTCGACTTCCTGTTCCGGAAGGACCCGGTCGAGGACCAGGCCTCGTGGGACAAGGCGATGAAGGGCGAGCCGGCGGCCCTGCTGACGACGGCCCGCGAGCACCTCGACGCCGCCGACTGGAACGACCCCGAGTCGCTCAAGCAGGCCGTCCTGACCGCCGGCGAGGCCCACGGCCTCAAGCTCGGCAAGGCCCAGGCCCCGGTCCGCGTCGCCGTCACCGGCCGCACCGTCGGCCTGCCGCTCTTCGAGTCCCTGGAGATCCTGGGCAAGGAGCGCTCGCTGGCCCGCATCGACGCGACCCTGGCCAAGCTGGCCGCGTAA
- a CDS encoding fumarylacetoacetate hydrolase family protein gives MRIARFSIDGNVAFGAVEGSTAPGEEASLVLDIIKGIPFADFELSGTKVPLSKVRLLPPVLPNKVVAVGRNYAEHAAELGHAVVDEQGRLEPPLTFFKPSTSVVGSGDPIAYPSFSQELHHEAELAVVIGRMCREVPRERVKDVILGYTCANDVTARDVQQREKQWARAKGFDSSCPLGPWIETDLDPSDLAIQCTVNGEQRQLGRTSEMVRSIEDLIVHITEAMTLLPGDVVLTGTPAGVGPLNVGDEVAVTIEGIGTLTNKVIKRG, from the coding sequence GTGCGCATCGCCAGGTTCTCCATCGACGGCAACGTCGCCTTCGGCGCCGTAGAGGGCAGCACAGCTCCGGGCGAGGAAGCGTCGCTCGTCCTCGACATCATCAAGGGCATCCCCTTCGCGGACTTCGAGCTCTCGGGCACCAAGGTGCCCCTCTCCAAGGTGCGCCTGCTGCCGCCCGTGCTCCCCAACAAGGTCGTGGCCGTCGGCCGCAACTACGCGGAGCACGCGGCGGAGCTCGGCCACGCCGTCGTCGACGAGCAGGGCCGGCTCGAACCGCCCCTCACCTTCTTCAAGCCCTCCACCTCCGTGGTCGGCTCCGGCGACCCGATCGCCTACCCCTCCTTCTCCCAGGAGCTGCACCACGAGGCCGAGCTGGCCGTGGTCATCGGCCGGATGTGCCGCGAGGTCCCCCGGGAGCGCGTCAAGGACGTCATCCTCGGCTACACCTGCGCCAACGACGTGACCGCACGCGACGTGCAGCAGCGGGAGAAGCAGTGGGCCCGGGCCAAGGGCTTCGACAGCTCCTGCCCGCTCGGCCCCTGGATCGAGACCGACCTCGACCCGTCGGACCTCGCCATCCAGTGCACGGTCAACGGCGAACAGCGGCAGCTGGGCCGTACCAGCGAGATGGTCCGCTCCATCGAGGACCTGATCGTGCACATCACCGAGGCCATGACGCTGCTCCCCGGCGACGTCGTCCTCACGGGCACCCCGGCAGGGGTCGGCCCCCTCAACGTCGGCGACGAGGTCGCCGTCACCATCGAAGGCATCGGCACTCTCACCAACAAGGTGATCAAGCGTGGCTAG